The stretch of DNA TCGCCGAACCGCAGGTCCCGCTCGCTGATTCCGAGCTCAGGACCGTCTCAGTTCCATCGGTTCGGCGGCCGGACGTTCGATCTGGATCGTCACGTGGTTGATGGCGAAGCGGTCTTTGATCATCGCCGTCGCGTCGGCCAGCACTGCCCCTTCCTTGGCGCCGGGCTGCAGCACGAGGTGGACGGTGAGCGCCGTCTCGGTCGTGCTCAAGGCCCAGATGTGCAGGTCGTGCGTACCGGCAACGCCCGGCACCCGCGTCAACTGGTTGTGGACGGCCCGCACGTCGATGCCTCGCGGTGCGGCGTGCAGCGCGAGGTTCAGCGAGTCGCGGAGCATCCCTCGCGTACCGTGGACGATGATCGCGACGATGAGGAGGGTGACGAGCGGATCGATCCAGCCGGCGCCCGTGAACCGGATGGCGATCCCGGCGATCACGACGCCTGCCGAGACGCCGGCGTCCGCCAGCAGATGGGCGTACGCCGCGCCGACGTTCAGATCCTGGTGCCGCCCCTTCAGGAACGGCAGCGCGCTCGCGCCGTTGACCAGCACGCCGACGCTCGCGACCAGGATGACGAGCGTGGTGTCGACGGCCACCG from Acidobacteriota bacterium encodes:
- a CDS encoding cation transporter, with protein sequence MTVVQVCAVVAFAASHHHGHGHHHHPHGSARGDLDRAFAFGVGLNLAFVVAQVAFGLLANSLALVADAGHNLSDVLSLGLAWWARRLEKRGPTVTHTYGLRSASILAALTNAVLLLLTMGALGWEAITRFGDPVAVDTTLVILVASVGVLVNGASALPFLKGRHQDLNVGAAYAHLLADAGVSAGVVIAGIAIRFTGAGWIDPLVTLLIVAIIVHGTRGMLRDSLNLALHAAPRGIDVRAVHNQLTRVPGVAGTHDLHIWALSTTETALTVHLVLQPGAKEGAVLADATAMIKDRFAINHVTIQIERPAAEPMELRRS